One segment of Anopheles stephensi strain Indian chromosome 3, UCI_ANSTEP_V1.0, whole genome shotgun sequence DNA contains the following:
- the LOC118511173 gene encoding uncharacterized protein LOC118511173 isoform X1: protein MSSRTKRIKKTSWGARERAGMSFLIVVAFFAVFGLIILTEVLMIDDRGRAGSIIVRHGSNGGRFGESVPDYDDVKDDYLDDTGIFVRETKYGGTAVKNILKNQKDLKNSIGISVLTDSAEPRNPPIVPWGQMLPSKIEQTLPRFPVDMKPTDGSWEIVNGTRYKFFVFSAFYDRRDGKLVRVIGATKTRGPEKVWCRFWYQTGVNSTKYRSASVMARVKIIRENWNLKYSACFILCPIRGPYPEIPHAVSVVSKIRAAPGNVLMLRNTDNDPDFTNRTFSNIPNSIGVCVKPLHFNYDQALYLLEFLELNNLLGVSHFTFYNHTIGPKASCVLQHYVNGDLPQHIAPYEDASPPKARNGSSLDTTDGPYHMPTKYNEDNTAQLKPKITVNILPWNLRMRSQKEIRTEGLFASLNDCLYRSMYRYSHVALIDLDEFIIPHHNDTLIDLITWLSKRINNRNTGAYSFQNAFFYLQFADDEMMYTGSQTQTNLRAALTTQRKTRRRSKLHPQKQRSKYICKPEAVIEAGNHFVWEFCPGRGSLNVPADAAILHHYRVCEFGGDDCIKTPSLVDRTAHRYSKRLLDRVGTVYNYLKETCSLPDIPRAPTKPPPTRKKELKIRVPLKPEGDKKVTESNQKPQPEPVSDASQGPVATVPVEVIPKTR from the exons atgTCCTCCCGTACGAAGCGCATCAAGAAAACGTCCTGGGGTGCAAGGGAGCGGGCGGGCATGAGCTTCCTGATTGTCGTGGCGTTCTTCGCCGTCTTCGGGCTCATCATTCTGACGGAGGTTCTGATGATAGACGATCGGGGCCGGGCGGGTAGCATAATCGTACGGCACGGCAGCAATGGCGGCCGGTTCGGTGAATCTGTTCCGGACTATGACGATGTGAAG GACGACTATCTGGACGATACGGGAATCTTCGTGCGGGAGACCAAATATGGCGGCACAGCAGTGAAGAACATTTTGAAGAATCAAAAAG ATCTGAAAAACTCTATTGGCATATCCGTGCTAACAGATTCGGCCGAGCCGCGCAACCCTCCGATTGTGCCTTGGGGCCAGATGTTGCCGTCAAAGATCGAACAAACGTTGCCCCGCTTTCCGGTCGACATGAAGCCGACGGACGGCTCGTGGGAGATAGTGAACGGTACCAG GTACAAGTTTTTCGTGTTTTCCGCATTCTACGATCGGCGCGACGGTAAGCTGGTGCGTGTTATCGGGGCCACCAAAACGCGTGGCCCGGAAAAAGTGTGGTGCCGGTTCTGGTACCAAACGGGGGTGAACAGTACGAAATATCGATCGGCATCGGTGATGGCTCGGGTgaag ATCATCCGTGAGAACTGGAACCTTAAGTACAGCGCCTGTTTTATCCTGTGCCCCATACGGGGCCCGTACCCGGAGATTCCGCACGCCGTTAGTGTGGTTAGCAAGATAAGAGCGGCACCGGGTAATGTACTTATGCTGCGAAACACTGACAac GATCCCGATTTCACGAATCGAACGTTCAGCAACATACCCAACAGCattggagtgtgtgtgaagcCGTTACACTTTAACTACGATCAG GCGCTCTATTTGCTAGAGTTTCTCGAACTCAACAACTTGCTAGGCGTAAGTCACTTCACCTTTTACAACCATACGATCGGACCGAAAGCGTCCTGCGTGCTGCAGCACTACGTGAATGGCGATCTGCCTCAGCACATCGCACCGTACGAAGACGCTAGCCCGCCAAAGGCTCGCAACGGCTCGTCGCTCGATACGACCGATGGGCCGTATCATATGCCTACCAAATACAATGAAGACAATACTGCACAACTGAAGCCAAAAATCACTGTAAATATTTTGCCCTGGAATTTAAGAATGCGCTCACAAAAGGAGATACGTACCGAGGGGCTATTTGCCTCGCTCAACGACTGCCTCTATCGCAGTATGTACAG ataCTCACATGTTGCTTTGATTGACTTGGACGAGTTTATCATACCGCACCACAATGACACTTTGATCGATCTCATCAC ATGGTTGTCGAAGCGCATCAACAACCGCAACACTGGAGCCTACTCGTTCCAGAACGCATTTTTCTATCTGCAGTTCGCCGACGACGAGATGATGTACACGGGATCGCAAACGCAGACCAACCTTCGGGCGGCACTTACCACACAGCGCAAGACACGCCGAAGATCGAAGCTGCATCCACAGAAGCAGCGGTCCAAGTACATCTGCAAACCGGAAGCCGTCATCGAGGCGGGCAATCACTTCGTGTGGGAGTTCTGCCCCGGCCGAGGTTCGCTGAACGTACCGGCCGATGCAGCCATCTTGCACCATTACCGG GTATGCGAGTTCGGTGGAGACGATTGTATCAAGACACCGTCGCTAGTGGATCGCACAGCGCATCGCTACTCAAAGCGCTTGCTGGACCGGGTTGGAACGGTGTACAACTATCTGAAAGAAACGTGCAGCCTGCCCGATATCCCGAGGGCTCCCACGAAGCCTCCACCAACGCGCAAGAAAGAGCTCAAAATACGAGTCCCGCTGAAGCCGGAAGGTGACAAGAAAGTGACTGAATCGAACCAAAAACCCCAGCCAGAGCCGGTCAGCGATGCATCACAGGGACCTGTAGCGACGGTTCCGGTGGAAGTAATACCGAAGACACGTTGA
- the LOC118511173 gene encoding uncharacterized protein LOC118511173 isoform X2, translated as MSSRTKRIKKTSWGARERAGMSFLIVVAFFAVFGLIILTEVLMIDDRGRAGSIIVRHGSNGGRFGESVPDYDDVKDDYLDDTGIFVRETKYGGTAVKNILKNQKDSAEPRNPPIVPWGQMLPSKIEQTLPRFPVDMKPTDGSWEIVNGTRYKFFVFSAFYDRRDGKLVRVIGATKTRGPEKVWCRFWYQTGVNSTKYRSASVMARVKIIRENWNLKYSACFILCPIRGPYPEIPHAVSVVSKIRAAPGNVLMLRNTDNDPDFTNRTFSNIPNSIGVCVKPLHFNYDQALYLLEFLELNNLLGVSHFTFYNHTIGPKASCVLQHYVNGDLPQHIAPYEDASPPKARNGSSLDTTDGPYHMPTKYNEDNTAQLKPKITVNILPWNLRMRSQKEIRTEGLFASLNDCLYRSMYRYSHVALIDLDEFIIPHHNDTLIDLITWLSKRINNRNTGAYSFQNAFFYLQFADDEMMYTGSQTQTNLRAALTTQRKTRRRSKLHPQKQRSKYICKPEAVIEAGNHFVWEFCPGRGSLNVPADAAILHHYRVCEFGGDDCIKTPSLVDRTAHRYSKRLLDRVGTVYNYLKETCSLPDIPRAPTKPPPTRKKELKIRVPLKPEGDKKVTESNQKPQPEPVSDASQGPVATVPVEVIPKTR; from the exons atgTCCTCCCGTACGAAGCGCATCAAGAAAACGTCCTGGGGTGCAAGGGAGCGGGCGGGCATGAGCTTCCTGATTGTCGTGGCGTTCTTCGCCGTCTTCGGGCTCATCATTCTGACGGAGGTTCTGATGATAGACGATCGGGGCCGGGCGGGTAGCATAATCGTACGGCACGGCAGCAATGGCGGCCGGTTCGGTGAATCTGTTCCGGACTATGACGATGTGAAG GACGACTATCTGGACGATACGGGAATCTTCGTGCGGGAGACCAAATATGGCGGCACAGCAGTGAAGAACATTTTGAAGAATCAAAAAG ATTCGGCCGAGCCGCGCAACCCTCCGATTGTGCCTTGGGGCCAGATGTTGCCGTCAAAGATCGAACAAACGTTGCCCCGCTTTCCGGTCGACATGAAGCCGACGGACGGCTCGTGGGAGATAGTGAACGGTACCAG GTACAAGTTTTTCGTGTTTTCCGCATTCTACGATCGGCGCGACGGTAAGCTGGTGCGTGTTATCGGGGCCACCAAAACGCGTGGCCCGGAAAAAGTGTGGTGCCGGTTCTGGTACCAAACGGGGGTGAACAGTACGAAATATCGATCGGCATCGGTGATGGCTCGGGTgaag ATCATCCGTGAGAACTGGAACCTTAAGTACAGCGCCTGTTTTATCCTGTGCCCCATACGGGGCCCGTACCCGGAGATTCCGCACGCCGTTAGTGTGGTTAGCAAGATAAGAGCGGCACCGGGTAATGTACTTATGCTGCGAAACACTGACAac GATCCCGATTTCACGAATCGAACGTTCAGCAACATACCCAACAGCattggagtgtgtgtgaagcCGTTACACTTTAACTACGATCAG GCGCTCTATTTGCTAGAGTTTCTCGAACTCAACAACTTGCTAGGCGTAAGTCACTTCACCTTTTACAACCATACGATCGGACCGAAAGCGTCCTGCGTGCTGCAGCACTACGTGAATGGCGATCTGCCTCAGCACATCGCACCGTACGAAGACGCTAGCCCGCCAAAGGCTCGCAACGGCTCGTCGCTCGATACGACCGATGGGCCGTATCATATGCCTACCAAATACAATGAAGACAATACTGCACAACTGAAGCCAAAAATCACTGTAAATATTTTGCCCTGGAATTTAAGAATGCGCTCACAAAAGGAGATACGTACCGAGGGGCTATTTGCCTCGCTCAACGACTGCCTCTATCGCAGTATGTACAG ataCTCACATGTTGCTTTGATTGACTTGGACGAGTTTATCATACCGCACCACAATGACACTTTGATCGATCTCATCAC ATGGTTGTCGAAGCGCATCAACAACCGCAACACTGGAGCCTACTCGTTCCAGAACGCATTTTTCTATCTGCAGTTCGCCGACGACGAGATGATGTACACGGGATCGCAAACGCAGACCAACCTTCGGGCGGCACTTACCACACAGCGCAAGACACGCCGAAGATCGAAGCTGCATCCACAGAAGCAGCGGTCCAAGTACATCTGCAAACCGGAAGCCGTCATCGAGGCGGGCAATCACTTCGTGTGGGAGTTCTGCCCCGGCCGAGGTTCGCTGAACGTACCGGCCGATGCAGCCATCTTGCACCATTACCGG GTATGCGAGTTCGGTGGAGACGATTGTATCAAGACACCGTCGCTAGTGGATCGCACAGCGCATCGCTACTCAAAGCGCTTGCTGGACCGGGTTGGAACGGTGTACAACTATCTGAAAGAAACGTGCAGCCTGCCCGATATCCCGAGGGCTCCCACGAAGCCTCCACCAACGCGCAAGAAAGAGCTCAAAATACGAGTCCCGCTGAAGCCGGAAGGTGACAAGAAAGTGACTGAATCGAACCAAAAACCCCAGCCAGAGCCGGTCAGCGATGCATCACAGGGACCTGTAGCGACGGTTCCGGTGGAAGTAATACCGAAGACACGTTGA
- the LOC118511162 gene encoding larval cuticle protein A2B-like: MAFKFLAVVAFLAVASAQHYQQYQPQYHQYQHEPAVVKTIQPALIKTVQPALVKTVKHVEYPEAPAEYQFQYSVHDEHTGDIKSQQEERHGDDVKGQYTLIDADGHRRVVDYTADEHNGFNAVVRREPLEGHKIVKTIAPVAKVIAPLPVAKVYSAPITKVVAPQVHYSHQPHYEQHY, encoded by the exons ATGGCATTCAAA TTCCTAGCCGTCGTAGCTTTCCTGGCTGTTGCCAGCGCTCAGCACTATCAGCAGTACCAGCCCCAGTACCACCAGTACCAACACGAGCCGGCCGTTGTCAAGACCATCCAGCCCGCTCTTATCAAGACCGTCCAGCCCGCTCTGGTCAAGACTGTGAAACATGTCGAATACCCAGAAGCCCCGGCCGAGTACCAGTTCCAGTACTCCGTGCATGACGAACACACCGGAGACATCAAGAGCCAGCAGGAAGAGCGCCACGGTGATGATGTTAAGGGACAGTACACGCTGATCGATGCCGATGGTCACCGTCGCGTTGTGGACTACACCGCCGATGAGCACAACGGATTCAACGCCGTCGTCCGCCGTGAACCTCTGGAGGGACACAAGATCGTCAAGACGATCGCTCCGGTTGCCAAAGTGATTGCCCCTCTGCCAGTTGCCAAGGTGTACAGCGCTCCGATCACCAAGGTTGTCGCTCCTCAGGTCCACTACAGCCATCAGCCCCACTACGAACAGCATTATTAA
- the LOC118511174 gene encoding kinesin heavy chain → MDKYEENILRLNKKIRELITQLDNMETKNRKLRQENSVLVEDVANFRIQYATAEEGRLRCKSALEKEIVRNAEQYEAQVLLKKRYNDLIHEYVTQNQKLKAYEQSAREAKQSRAKRKQVPVEIIGNLSDVGKPKTTENKVASLEHRCGVLEKQLYKAYDTIDDLEFELESIDHLEATNERLERQIKSLTAQLDQCRCEPLTPDSGNSVTSSLNQATFYPFENVTAAQRKKDQSDRAF, encoded by the exons ATGGATAAATACGAGGAGAACATTTTACGATTAAACAAAAAGATTCGTGAACTAATTACCCAGCTAGACAACA TGGAAACAAAGAATCGTAAGCTGCGACAAGAGAACAGTGTGCTGGTGGAAGATGTAGCCAACTTCCGGATACAGTACGCTACAGCCGAGGAGGGACGTCTACGCTGTAAGTCGGCACTGGAAAAGGAAATCGTTCGAAACGCCGAACAGTACGAAGCACAGGTGCTCCTCAAGAAGCGTTACAATGATCTTATTCACGAATACGTTACGCAAAACCAGAAGCTGAAAGCTTACGAGCAAAGCGCGCGGGAAGCGAAGCAATCACGTGCGAAAAGGAAACAAGTGCCGGTGGAAATTATTG GAAACCTTTCTGATGtaggaaaaccaaaaaccacaGAAAATAAAGTCGCTTCCCTCGAGCATCGGTGTGGAGTTTTGGAGAAGCAGCTGTACAAAGCCTATGACACGATTGATGATTTAGAATTCGAGCTAGAATCG ATTGATCATCTCGAAGCAACAAATGAACGCTTAGAGCGACAGATCAAAAGTTTGACAGCTCAGCTGGACCAATGCCGTTGCGAACCTTTGACACCGGATAGTGGCAACAGTGTGACCTCATCCTTGAACCAAGCTACATT CTATCCATTTGAGAATGTAACAGCCGCTCAGCGCAAAAAGGATCAGAG CGATCGAGCATTTTAA